In Nocardioides cavernae, a single genomic region encodes these proteins:
- a CDS encoding ABC transporter ATP-binding protein, giving the protein MITVESLTRRYAGFTAVEDVSFTAKPGRVTGFLGPNGAGKSTTMRVMVGLTAPTSGSATINGERFADLPNPGLEVGVLLDASAQHAGRTGREILVIASDTMGLPRSRVDEMIELVSLTPTEAKRRVRDYSLGMRQRLGIATALLGGPNALILDEPANGLDPAGIRWMRDLLTGFASQGGTVLLSSHLLHEVEVIADDLIVIGNGKIVAAGTKEELLAAAGTLARSTSPRDLAHALEQAGIPSTLAGDGSVRTDADATRVGAVALTAGIALTELRSAERAGLEDMFLSLTADTQREGVAA; this is encoded by the coding sequence ATGATCACAGTTGAGTCCCTGACCCGGAGGTACGCCGGTTTCACGGCCGTCGAAGACGTCTCCTTCACCGCCAAGCCCGGCCGCGTGACCGGTTTTCTCGGCCCGAACGGTGCCGGAAAGTCCACCACGATGCGCGTCATGGTGGGTCTGACCGCCCCGACGTCCGGCTCGGCCACCATCAACGGGGAACGGTTCGCCGACCTCCCCAACCCCGGCCTCGAGGTCGGCGTCCTTCTCGACGCCTCGGCCCAGCACGCCGGTCGCACCGGACGCGAGATCCTCGTCATCGCCTCCGACACCATGGGCCTGCCCCGCAGCCGGGTCGACGAGATGATCGAGCTGGTGAGCCTGACCCCCACCGAGGCCAAGCGCCGCGTGCGCGACTACTCCCTCGGCATGCGCCAGCGGCTAGGCATTGCCACCGCACTGCTCGGGGGCCCGAATGCGCTGATCCTCGACGAGCCCGCCAACGGGCTCGATCCTGCGGGGATCCGGTGGATGCGCGACCTGCTGACCGGCTTCGCCAGCCAGGGCGGCACGGTGCTGCTGTCTTCACATCTGCTCCACGAGGTCGAGGTCATCGCCGACGACCTGATCGTTATCGGCAACGGCAAGATTGTCGCGGCCGGTACCAAGGAGGAGCTCCTGGCCGCCGCCGGGACCCTCGCCCGCTCGACGTCACCGCGCGACCTCGCCCACGCCTTGGAGCAGGCCGGGATCCCCAGCACGCTCGCCGGGGACGGGTCGGTCCGCACCGATGCTGATGCCACTCGGGTCGGAGCCGTGGCCCTGACCGCGGGCATCGCCCTCACCGAACTCCGGTCCGCCGAGCGCGCCGGGCTCGAAGACATGTTCCTGTCGCTCACTGCCGACACACAACGCGAAGGAGTTGCGGCATGA
- a CDS encoding collagen-like protein, giving the protein MSFHVPYNAPSSGPSTEPDPPSSWARRALDRLPETADVARWSAVAFVVYLGLRIFAFSGFDRETALEVIRQQGVSGIAEAAVSALAIELMALVMIAGIVLALHGLASESSWVTAAGAVVAVVGLMLSPLTLTALVAIAVVLAILALGRMAAIPKAWAWLAVLSASVVAALVLTPLVTSPWLPHERLLTAEGAAYDGYVVGQEGEFTAVRLSTPSVPYEEGAVALVDTVRFRLLCRLGNDWRDFRFDAPSPIQLVFGKSRTQECVDLPSSDRSPEVFPGGALACVGQSGGLRFVALEDRCGAREFTVNLVDGEAGSQGATGDRGPDGDRGPRGDKGPDGDRGPQGDKGPRGDRGESGPRGPRGPQGDRGEPGPRGPRGFPSDPATSPPTSCSGASRTAGC; this is encoded by the coding sequence GTGAGCTTCCACGTCCCCTATAACGCCCCAAGTTCGGGGCCTAGCACCGAGCCAGACCCTCCCAGCTCGTGGGCCCGCCGGGCGCTGGACCGGCTTCCCGAAACGGCAGATGTCGCGCGTTGGTCGGCGGTCGCCTTCGTGGTGTACCTAGGTTTACGCATCTTTGCTTTCTCCGGCTTTGACCGCGAGACGGCTCTCGAGGTGATCCGGCAGCAGGGAGTCAGCGGCATCGCTGAGGCTGCTGTGAGTGCCCTAGCCATCGAGTTGATGGCCCTCGTGATGATCGCAGGGATCGTCCTTGCACTTCACGGCTTGGCGTCGGAGTCGAGCTGGGTCACCGCCGCAGGGGCGGTCGTCGCAGTTGTAGGCCTCATGCTGTCGCCGCTGACCTTGACCGCGCTGGTGGCCATAGCCGTTGTGTTGGCAATCCTCGCCCTGGGCCGGATGGCAGCGATTCCCAAGGCGTGGGCATGGCTGGCGGTGCTCTCGGCTTCGGTCGTGGCAGCGCTCGTGCTCACTCCCCTCGTGACCAGCCCTTGGCTACCGCACGAACGACTCTTGACCGCAGAGGGTGCGGCCTACGACGGGTACGTCGTCGGCCAGGAAGGAGAGTTCACGGCCGTGCGGCTATCGACGCCGAGCGTCCCCTATGAGGAGGGCGCAGTGGCCCTCGTCGATACGGTGCGGTTCAGACTGCTGTGTCGGCTGGGCAACGACTGGAGGGATTTCCGATTCGACGCTCCTTCCCCGATACAGCTGGTGTTCGGCAAGTCAAGGACCCAAGAGTGCGTAGACCTCCCCTCCTCCGATCGATCCCCCGAGGTCTTCCCAGGCGGCGCCCTGGCGTGTGTCGGACAGAGTGGAGGCCTAAGGTTCGTCGCGCTCGAGGATCGCTGCGGTGCGCGGGAATTCACGGTCAACCTAGTTGACGGCGAGGCGGGTTCGCAGGGAGCAACCGGTGACAGAGGCCCCGACGGAGACCGGGGCCCTCGGGGTGACAAAGGCCCCGACGGAGACCGGGGCCCTCAGGGTGACAAGGGACCGCGGGGTGACCGAGGGGAGTCCGGCCCCCGCGGACCTCGTGGCCCGCAGGGCGACCGCGGAGAACCAGGTCCGCGGGGCCCTCGCGGTTTCCCTAGCGATCCGGCAACTTCGCCTCCCACGTCCTGTTCCGGTGCTTCCCGGACGGCTGGCTGCTAA
- a CDS encoding DUF7507 domain-containing protein, whose protein sequence is MGRRHSGPRVTVRVVAALLLAVVAVTWPVGTTTPAEASSIVPFAPRFSANDNGSVAVFGNNLMTCPASAADCAGARAGTNSRNNNAFAMAHLDVDGDPSTYSSSRAEVTLPDDAEVRWAGLYWGARLGAGARGVPAVGDGSTMRLGLPGSAAYRTVTATEVFGPSATPDRAYQAFADVTGLVRQAGQGAYTGADVPAATGEDRYAGWSLVVVYRSPSLPLRNLTVFDGLADVGRDDPQVVAISGFRTPVSGLVNARIGLVAYEGDNGSSGDRAILRDATNPDGTLLGTRLSQGTNFFNGANDDNGRLVAGRTPADRNMLGFDIKNFDGPGILGNSSSSAQLDLASTSERYFPGVVTTAIDVFAPDFSPSTKTVENLTGATPAQVGDRLRYTVTFVNGGQDPAVDTSVTDPLPPGTTFVPGSLVLPAGVTGAYDAGSREVRVSPGDFPIGRSVRFGFDVDVGPAAAGSDLVNQATITYDGATVPEFEDLVFATRAATIAVVPTADLVVTKTSTPDPVLAGEVVTSTITVRNDGPSPASNVVVTDELADGLGQVTATSSQGTCTAAVRCELGTVPVGAAVTVTVTAAVPPGSSGTSVPDVASVTSETADPDPDDNSAGAASVVEREADVSVTKSVAPASAAPGEAVTYTLTATNAGPSTARNVSVTDADVDPGLVVTGASAPGARCSSDATGARCDVAALPPGGSVAMTVTARLEPNAVPGSELGNSAQVTSATPDPYPGDNDAEATVTVGPVRPSLEVTKTADAPDPLVAGAGEVRYTVVVTSTGPTDADPVTLTDLLPPGFSAVSATSDRGTCDVAAGPGRDEVACDLGVLTAPFLGRPGARAEVTIVAAVPPGVAPGSYPNTATATVPGAPPTGSSPATVDVVNRADVSVVKSFPQGSVDGELTPGTTETYRIRVANDGPSNAAGVSVADALPPGLQPATFRVASVEPPGPSPTCDVAAATCALGDLPPGTVVELELDVDVPSDYQVPVDGSANTARATSSTADPNPADNESTFIAGGAPRADVSVRKLAPEEPPVAGATTSYVLEIVNFGPSAAPELVVTDLLPPGTSFVRVFDPTGDPIPDGLCASDGAAPRETVTCDFGPYVDPVGGFPAFVGTRIGIEVSLEPTLADGTLLENEARVASGIVDGNPGNNTSVVSASVRTRVDLRLEKLVVAVDAGGNPILPPVPEDQDPLGVPPGRAVFFGLLVTNDGPSAATDVQVIDTLPWEGGSFPVGDCTILTGDVVCSKTDGPLGPGEQFFTQLASLPSPETPQGVYTNSARVTTSANETDLDDNVDTRDVEIVEPVADVIVEKEALTTPLVAGGTFSYQIAVSAGRISVEDQVIRLSSNAEDVVVTDSLPPGLEPTDVASSQGDCTLVGQEVRCELGTVRAGVTLEPVQPVLVTVTGTVSPGLTGNEVANTAVATTSTPLLGGEDQVADTTTTPLQRSADLAVTKSADQPVVAAGGTTVFSVTVSNAGPSDATGVQVRDLLPAPYVFLPDDSDSRCELSGGEVVCDLGSVAPGDLVTLAIAGRLPASAAPATLRNTVTVDSPVPDPSRADNSDSADVRVVQQADLSVLKTPAADGVLLGETIAYAVVVTNDGPSDAAAVELVDSLPPGTEVEPPLPPGCSGTGPVTCALGDLPAGETRTLEIVLDVPESTPVGPLDNTARVASATEDPDADNDEVTATVEAVALADVVLDKRVVTSPAIAGEPVVFEFTVTNRGPTIAPSPSISDALPPGTSFISFTAPGGECRLDEVEAVPAASCVLAPLRSGESVTARLTLATDPTLTSVRNTGYSGSGGLDEVPADNEDTVEVTLLRVDPSSSPSPSSSPSSSPSSSPGPPPSDPPPPSDDGGDDGGDGTGVAEPDPGAPGGQDDGGTSEADDSATGGDGTLPDTGGPPLGLLLLALSLIAAGATIVARSRRHAR, encoded by the coding sequence ATGGGACGGAGGCATTCGGGGCCCCGGGTGACGGTGCGCGTGGTCGCCGCGCTGCTCCTCGCCGTCGTGGCGGTGACCTGGCCGGTCGGGACCACGACGCCGGCGGAGGCGTCCTCGATCGTGCCCTTCGCGCCTCGGTTCTCGGCCAACGACAACGGGTCCGTCGCCGTCTTCGGGAACAACCTGATGACCTGCCCGGCGTCGGCGGCGGACTGCGCGGGCGCCCGGGCGGGCACCAACAGCCGGAACAACAACGCCTTCGCCATGGCCCACCTCGACGTGGACGGCGACCCCTCGACGTACTCGTCCTCCCGCGCCGAGGTCACGCTCCCCGACGACGCCGAGGTGCGCTGGGCCGGGCTCTACTGGGGAGCCCGACTGGGCGCCGGTGCCCGGGGAGTCCCCGCCGTCGGGGACGGCAGCACCATGAGACTGGGCCTGCCGGGGTCCGCGGCCTACCGGACCGTGACCGCGACCGAGGTGTTCGGGCCGTCAGCCACGCCGGACCGCGCCTACCAGGCGTTCGCCGACGTCACGGGGCTGGTGCGCCAGGCTGGTCAGGGTGCCTACACCGGCGCTGACGTGCCGGCTGCCACCGGCGAGGACCGCTACGCCGGGTGGTCGCTCGTCGTCGTCTACCGCTCGCCGTCCCTGCCCCTACGCAACCTCACCGTCTTCGACGGCCTCGCGGACGTCGGCCGCGACGACCCGCAGGTCGTCGCGATCAGTGGCTTCCGCACCCCGGTGAGCGGCCTCGTCAATGCCCGCATCGGACTGGTGGCCTACGAGGGCGACAACGGCTCGAGCGGTGACCGCGCGATCCTGCGCGACGCGACCAACCCGGACGGCACCCTCCTGGGCACCCGGCTGTCCCAGGGCACCAACTTCTTCAACGGCGCCAACGACGACAACGGGCGCCTCGTCGCCGGGCGCACGCCGGCCGACCGCAACATGCTCGGCTTCGACATCAAGAACTTCGACGGTCCCGGGATCCTCGGCAACAGCTCCTCCTCCGCCCAGCTCGACCTGGCCAGCACGAGCGAGCGCTACTTCCCCGGGGTCGTGACCACGGCCATCGACGTCTTCGCGCCCGATTTCTCCCCCTCGACCAAGACCGTCGAGAACCTCACCGGTGCGACGCCGGCACAGGTGGGCGACCGGCTCCGCTACACCGTCACGTTCGTCAACGGCGGCCAGGACCCGGCGGTCGACACCTCCGTGACCGACCCCCTGCCACCCGGTACGACGTTCGTGCCGGGCTCGCTCGTCCTCCCTGCCGGCGTCACTGGGGCCTACGACGCCGGGTCGCGCGAGGTGCGGGTCTCGCCCGGCGACTTCCCGATCGGCCGGTCCGTACGGTTCGGCTTCGACGTCGACGTCGGACCCGCGGCCGCCGGCTCGGACCTGGTCAACCAGGCCACCATCACCTACGACGGCGCCACCGTCCCCGAGTTCGAGGACCTCGTCTTCGCCACGCGGGCGGCGACCATCGCCGTCGTCCCGACCGCCGACCTCGTCGTGACCAAGACGTCGACCCCGGACCCGGTGCTGGCCGGGGAGGTGGTGACCTCGACGATCACGGTCCGCAACGACGGACCGAGCCCGGCGAGCAACGTGGTGGTGACCGACGAGCTCGCCGACGGCCTCGGGCAGGTGACAGCCACCAGCAGCCAGGGCACGTGCACCGCCGCCGTGCGGTGCGAGCTCGGGACGGTGCCCGTCGGCGCGGCGGTCACGGTCACCGTCACCGCTGCTGTGCCGCCCGGGTCGAGCGGCACCTCGGTTCCCGACGTCGCGAGCGTCACCTCCGAAACCGCCGACCCCGACCCCGACGACAACAGCGCAGGAGCCGCCAGCGTCGTCGAGCGCGAGGCCGACGTGTCGGTCACCAAGAGCGTCGCCCCGGCGAGCGCCGCACCCGGCGAGGCGGTGACCTACACGCTCACGGCGACCAACGCCGGTCCCTCGACCGCCCGTAACGTCTCCGTCACCGACGCCGACGTGGACCCGGGACTCGTGGTGACCGGCGCGTCCGCGCCGGGTGCCCGGTGCTCCTCCGACGCGACCGGAGCCCGCTGCGACGTCGCCGCTCTTCCACCCGGCGGCTCCGTGGCCATGACGGTCACCGCCAGGCTCGAACCCAACGCGGTGCCCGGCTCCGAGCTCGGCAACAGCGCGCAGGTGACCTCCGCGACACCCGATCCCTACCCGGGTGACAACGACGCCGAGGCCACCGTGACGGTCGGTCCGGTGCGACCCTCCCTCGAGGTCACCAAGACGGCCGATGCCCCCGACCCCCTGGTGGCCGGCGCAGGCGAGGTCCGCTACACGGTCGTGGTGACGAGCACCGGCCCCACCGATGCGGACCCGGTCACCCTGACCGACCTGCTCCCACCGGGCTTCTCCGCGGTCTCGGCGACCAGCGACCGAGGCACCTGCGACGTGGCCGCCGGACCCGGGCGCGACGAGGTGGCGTGCGACCTGGGCGTCCTCACGGCGCCGTTCCTGGGGCGTCCCGGCGCTCGCGCTGAGGTGACCATCGTGGCCGCGGTCCCGCCCGGCGTCGCACCGGGCAGCTATCCCAACACGGCCACGGCGACCGTCCCGGGCGCTCCACCGACCGGGTCCTCGCCCGCGACCGTCGACGTGGTCAACCGGGCGGACGTGTCGGTGGTGAAGTCGTTCCCCCAGGGATCCGTGGACGGCGAGCTGACCCCGGGCACGACCGAGACCTACCGGATCCGGGTCGCCAACGACGGACCGTCGAATGCGGCCGGCGTGTCGGTCGCGGACGCACTGCCCCCCGGCCTGCAGCCGGCGACCTTCCGCGTCGCCTCGGTGGAGCCGCCCGGACCCTCACCCACCTGTGACGTGGCTGCGGCGACCTGTGCCCTCGGGGACCTGCCGCCCGGAACTGTCGTGGAGCTCGAGCTCGACGTGGACGTCCCGTCCGACTACCAGGTGCCGGTCGACGGATCCGCCAACACGGCCCGGGCGACCTCGTCCACCGCCGACCCCAACCCCGCCGACAACGAGAGCACGTTCATCGCCGGGGGCGCGCCCCGCGCGGACGTGTCGGTGCGCAAGCTGGCTCCCGAGGAGCCACCCGTGGCGGGCGCCACGACGTCGTACGTGCTGGAGATCGTCAACTTCGGTCCGTCGGCGGCTCCGGAGCTGGTGGTCACCGACCTGTTGCCGCCCGGGACCAGCTTCGTCAGGGTCTTCGATCCGACGGGAGACCCGATCCCCGACGGCCTCTGCGCCAGCGACGGCGCCGCGCCGCGGGAGACGGTGACCTGTGACTTCGGCCCGTACGTCGATCCGGTCGGCGGCTTCCCCGCGTTCGTCGGCACCCGGATCGGCATCGAGGTGAGCCTCGAGCCGACCCTGGCCGACGGGACGCTGCTCGAGAACGAGGCGAGGGTCGCCTCCGGCATCGTCGACGGCAACCCGGGCAACAACACGTCGGTCGTGTCGGCGTCGGTGCGGACCCGGGTGGACCTGCGGCTCGAGAAGCTCGTCGTCGCGGTCGACGCCGGTGGCAACCCGATCCTCCCTCCCGTCCCCGAGGACCAGGACCCACTCGGGGTGCCACCGGGACGGGCCGTCTTCTTCGGGCTGCTGGTGACCAACGACGGCCCGTCGGCGGCCACCGACGTGCAGGTGATCGACACGCTGCCGTGGGAGGGCGGCAGCTTCCCGGTCGGCGACTGCACGATCCTCACCGGCGACGTGGTGTGCTCGAAGACCGACGGACCTCTCGGCCCGGGCGAGCAGTTCTTCACGCAGCTGGCCTCGCTCCCGTCGCCCGAGACGCCTCAGGGCGTCTACACCAACTCCGCGCGGGTGACGACGTCGGCCAACGAGACCGATCTCGACGACAACGTCGACACCCGCGACGTCGAGATCGTCGAGCCGGTCGCCGACGTCATCGTCGAGAAGGAGGCCCTGACCACTCCGCTGGTGGCCGGCGGCACCTTCAGCTACCAGATCGCTGTCTCCGCAGGACGGATCTCTGTCGAGGACCAGGTGATCCGGCTGAGCTCGAACGCGGAGGACGTGGTCGTCACCGACAGCCTGCCGCCGGGCCTCGAACCGACGGACGTCGCGTCGTCCCAGGGCGACTGCACGCTGGTCGGGCAGGAGGTCCGCTGCGAGCTCGGCACCGTGCGCGCCGGCGTCACCCTCGAGCCCGTGCAGCCCGTCCTCGTCACGGTCACGGGCACGGTGTCGCCGGGTCTCACCGGCAACGAGGTCGCCAACACCGCGGTGGCCACCACGTCCACGCCGCTGCTCGGCGGCGAGGATCAGGTCGCCGACACGACCACGACACCGCTGCAGCGCTCCGCCGACCTCGCCGTCACGAAGTCGGCAGACCAGCCCGTCGTCGCCGCCGGCGGCACCACGGTCTTCTCCGTCACCGTGAGCAACGCCGGGCCGTCCGACGCGACCGGCGTGCAGGTCAGGGACCTGCTGCCCGCGCCGTACGTCTTCCTGCCCGACGACTCCGACTCCCGGTGCGAGCTGTCCGGCGGCGAGGTGGTGTGCGACCTCGGCTCGGTCGCCCCCGGAGACCTGGTCACGCTTGCCATCGCGGGCCGGTTGCCGGCCAGCGCCGCACCGGCCACGCTCCGCAACACCGTCACGGTCGACTCTCCTGTCCCCGACCCCAGCCGCGCCGACAACTCCGACAGCGCGGACGTCCGAGTGGTCCAGCAGGCGGACCTGTCGGTCCTCAAGACCCCCGCAGCGGACGGTGTCCTGCTCGGGGAGACGATCGCCTACGCGGTCGTGGTCACCAACGACGGCCCCTCCGACGCCGCGGCCGTGGAGCTGGTCGACTCGCTGCCTCCCGGCACCGAGGTCGAGCCGCCCCTGCCGCCGGGGTGCAGCGGCACCGGGCCGGTCACCTGCGCCCTCGGTGACCTCCCGGCCGGCGAGACGCGCACCCTGGAGATCGTCCTGGACGTGCCCGAGTCCACCCCCGTCGGACCGTTGGACAACACGGCCCGGGTCGCGTCGGCGACGGAGGACCCCGATGCCGACAACGACGAGGTCACGGCCACCGTCGAGGCCGTCGCGCTGGCCGACGTCGTGCTGGACAAGCGAGTCGTCACCTCACCGGCGATCGCCGGCGAGCCGGTGGTGTTCGAGTTCACGGTCACCAACCGGGGACCCACGATCGCCCCGAGCCCGAGCATCTCCGACGCGCTGCCGCCCGGCACGAGCTTCATCTCCTTCACGGCCCCCGGCGGCGAGTGCCGGCTCGACGAGGTCGAGGCAGTGCCCGCAGCGTCGTGCGTCCTCGCCCCGCTCCGGTCCGGTGAGTCGGTGACGGCGAGGCTCACCCTGGCCACCGACCCGACGCTCACGTCGGTGCGCAACACGGGCTACAGCGGCTCCGGTGGACTGGACGAGGTGCCTGCCGACAACGAGGACACCGTCGAGGTGACGCTGCTCAGGGTCGATCCGTCGTCGTCGCCGTCGCCGTCCTCCTCGCCGTCCTCCTCGCCGTCCTCCTCGCCGGGCCCGCCACCGTCCGACCCGCCGCCACCCTCGGACGACGGAGGGGACGACGGAGGGGACGGCACCGGTGTGGCGGAGCCGGACCCCGGAGCTCCGGGCGGACAGGACGACGGCGGGACCAGCGAGGCGGACGACAGCGCCACCGGAGGCGACGGGACCCTGCCCGACACCGGAGGGCCGCCCCTCGGGCTGCTCCTCCTCGCACTGAGCCTGATCGCGGCAGGGGCGACGATCGTGGCCCGATCCCGCCGCCACGCCCGATGA
- a CDS encoding HNH endonuclease signature motif containing protein, with product MHPIIGCAADLQAALKSVASIEPTFMAVTEKESALVALAEARSQLDALSARVLSASDDLGEQHGLRDAAAWLAMQTRATQREARRDLALGRTLEQHPAVATALTSGELRTEQARVIGEAVDALPSHIDAETRGLAETTMLQLAGQHDARDLRQIGKRILDVVAPEVGECQEESVLAAEEARSAAGVELTMVDDGKGRCHGRFTVPSHVGAMLKRHLLALANPARHTEAGLRDESGDWKPLRRRLGDAFVEYVERYPIAATPQTAGVNATVVVTMTLEQLLTEHATAVLDDGSRMSAGQARRLACEAGIIPAVLGTSSQTLDLGRTARLFTKAQRIALGLRDGGCTAKGCETSASGCHAHHDDPWSRLGLTDLTNGRLLCPRHHRLAHDSRYAMTIHADNKVTFARRT from the coding sequence GTGCATCCCATCATCGGGTGTGCCGCTGACCTCCAGGCCGCGCTCAAGAGTGTCGCCTCGATCGAGCCCACGTTCATGGCAGTGACGGAGAAGGAGTCGGCGCTGGTGGCGCTGGCCGAGGCCCGTTCGCAGCTCGACGCGCTGAGTGCGCGGGTGCTCTCCGCGTCGGACGACCTGGGTGAGCAGCACGGGCTCCGCGACGCCGCGGCGTGGCTGGCGATGCAGACGCGGGCGACCCAGCGCGAGGCGCGACGCGACCTGGCGCTCGGCCGGACTCTCGAGCAGCACCCGGCGGTCGCCACCGCGCTCACGTCGGGTGAGCTGCGCACGGAGCAGGCACGGGTCATCGGGGAGGCGGTCGACGCCCTCCCGTCACACATCGACGCAGAGACGCGTGGGCTCGCAGAGACGACGATGCTGCAGCTCGCCGGACAGCACGACGCCCGCGACCTGCGACAGATCGGCAAGCGCATCCTGGACGTCGTAGCCCCCGAGGTGGGGGAGTGCCAGGAGGAGTCCGTGCTGGCCGCGGAGGAGGCCCGGTCTGCTGCCGGCGTCGAGCTCACGATGGTCGACGACGGGAAGGGGCGTTGCCACGGTCGCTTCACGGTGCCCTCCCACGTGGGCGCGATGCTCAAGCGGCACCTACTGGCGCTGGCCAACCCGGCCCGCCACACCGAAGCCGGCCTGCGCGACGAGTCGGGCGACTGGAAGCCCCTGCGCAGGCGGCTCGGCGACGCGTTCGTGGAGTACGTCGAGCGCTACCCGATCGCCGCCACCCCGCAGACCGCCGGGGTCAACGCCACGGTCGTGGTGACCATGACATTGGAGCAGCTGCTGACCGAGCACGCCACGGCAGTGCTCGACGACGGCTCACGGATGTCCGCCGGCCAGGCGCGCCGGCTGGCGTGCGAGGCCGGGATCATCCCCGCCGTGCTCGGCACTTCGTCGCAAACGCTCGATCTCGGACGCACTGCGCGGCTCTTCACCAAGGCCCAGCGCATCGCTCTGGGCCTCCGCGACGGCGGGTGCACCGCGAAGGGCTGCGAGACCTCGGCGTCCGGTTGCCACGCCCACCACGACGACCCCTGGTCCCGCCTCGGCCTCACTGACCTGACCAACGGCCGGCTCCTCTGCCCCCGCCACCACCGTCTCGCCCACGACTCCCGCTACGCGATGACCATCCACGCCGACAACAAGGTCACCTTCGCCAGGCGGACGTAA
- a CDS encoding MFS transporter: MAPAEDAGGTPRQGILLAAAMFVFVIDTSFMNVSISAVVEDLDTTVSGVQSAVAIEALVSAAFILISSKVGDLFGRKRAFVLGMVFYAVGAIAMVFAQGLAAIIVFWAILGGLGASLYLPAMQSLIHGNFEGKTRAKVFALVGASGAIAAAIGPLLGGFVTTVLSWRVGFLLEALIIGAVLLGSRGIRDVPYTGDRSVDLPGAALSVVGMGGLVIGVLAWQEGGEYVLLLLAIGVVAMAGLVWWLRRRKRSGRPALLDPGLFSSKLFSTGVTQIFLQQVALGGLLIALPIFLQLVWGYNALQAGITLAPLSLTMFGVALLAGKQAGRRRASSTIRAGFMLLAAAIAGLILLVPRADSGWHLAVPLMLAGAGLGLLASQLNNYALAPLSEERVGEAAGVTSATGSFGLSFGLAFAGAIMLATLSTSFTNMAESSTVLPPEDQERVATVLEDDAQVMSDAQLEELLAGQPEDIQDEVLAINDDARDLALQVALLVALLAALVGVVVSFRMMRLPDPEPSATDQDVGLS; this comes from the coding sequence ATGGCTCCTGCAGAAGACGCTGGCGGCACGCCCCGACAGGGCATCCTGCTGGCGGCGGCGATGTTCGTCTTCGTCATCGACACGTCGTTCATGAACGTGTCGATCTCGGCCGTCGTGGAGGACCTCGACACGACCGTGAGCGGCGTCCAGTCAGCCGTGGCGATCGAGGCGCTCGTGTCCGCCGCGTTCATCCTCATCAGCAGCAAGGTCGGTGACCTGTTCGGGCGGAAGCGCGCGTTCGTCCTCGGCATGGTGTTCTACGCCGTCGGGGCGATCGCGATGGTCTTCGCGCAGGGCCTGGCGGCGATCATCGTCTTCTGGGCGATCCTCGGCGGACTCGGCGCCTCCCTCTACCTCCCGGCGATGCAGTCGTTGATCCACGGGAACTTCGAGGGGAAGACCCGCGCCAAGGTGTTCGCCCTGGTCGGTGCGTCGGGGGCGATCGCCGCCGCGATCGGTCCCCTGCTCGGAGGCTTCGTCACGACGGTCCTGTCCTGGCGCGTCGGGTTCCTGCTGGAGGCGCTCATCATCGGGGCCGTGCTCCTGGGGAGCCGCGGCATCCGGGACGTGCCGTACACCGGGGACCGGTCGGTCGACCTCCCCGGTGCGGCCCTCTCGGTGGTCGGCATGGGCGGCCTCGTGATCGGCGTCCTCGCGTGGCAGGAGGGCGGCGAGTACGTCCTGCTGCTCCTCGCGATCGGCGTCGTGGCGATGGCCGGCCTCGTGTGGTGGCTGCGCCGACGCAAGCGGTCCGGCCGGCCGGCGCTGCTCGATCCCGGCCTCTTCTCGTCCAAGCTGTTCAGCACCGGCGTGACCCAGATCTTCCTGCAGCAGGTCGCACTGGGCGGGCTGCTCATCGCGTTGCCGATCTTCCTGCAGCTGGTCTGGGGCTACAACGCGCTGCAGGCGGGCATCACGCTCGCGCCGCTGTCGCTCACGATGTTCGGCGTCGCGCTGCTCGCCGGGAAGCAGGCGGGGCGGCGGCGGGCGAGCAGCACCATCCGAGCGGGCTTCATGCTGCTCGCTGCGGCGATCGCCGGCCTCATCCTCCTGGTGCCGCGGGCGGACTCCGGCTGGCACCTGGCGGTCCCGCTCATGCTCGCGGGTGCCGGCCTGGGCCTCCTGGCCTCACAGCTCAACAACTACGCCCTCGCCCCGCTCTCGGAGGAACGGGTCGGCGAGGCCGCGGGCGTGACGTCGGCGACCGGGTCGTTCGGCCTGTCGTTCGGTCTCGCCTTCGCCGGCGCGATCATGCTCGCCACCCTGTCGACCTCCTTCACGAACATGGCGGAGTCGAGCACTGTCCTGCCGCCGGAAGACCAGGAGCGGGTCGCCACGGTGCTCGAGGACGACGCGCAGGTGATGAGCGACGCGCAGCTCGAGGAGCTCCTCGCCGGCCAGCCCGAGGACATCCAGGACGAGGTCCTCGCCATCAACGACGACGCCCGGGACCTCGCACTCCAGGTCGCACTCCTCGTCGCGCTTCTCGCCGCTCTCGTCGGCGTCGTCGTCTCGTTCCGGATGATGCGGCTGCCGGATCCCGAGCCGTCGGCGACGGATCAGGACGTGGGGCTGAGTTGA